In the genome of Chiloscyllium plagiosum isolate BGI_BamShark_2017 chromosome 22, ASM401019v2, whole genome shotgun sequence, one region contains:
- the LOC122561373 gene encoding protein atonal homolog 7-like, translated as MKSSLSACSSGAGSELADLPRPGTDRVQSCVRRRMAANARERRRMQGLNNAFDRLRKVVPQWGQDKKLSKYETLQMALSYIVALTRILSEDRRWLHVQCGHIPGGETYLGQAADQEDCYTGRIFPFNHQGFRVIN; from the coding sequence ATGAAGTCCAGTCTGTCCGCCTGCAGTTCAGGAGCCGGCTCGGAGCTTGCGGACCTGCCCAGGCCCGGGACTGACCGGGTACAGAGCTGTGTCCGCCGGCGAATGGCGGCCAACGCCCGGGAGAGGAGGCGCATGCAGGGTCTGAACAACGCCTTCGACCGGCTCCGGAAAGTAGTGCCCCAGTGGGGCCAGGACAAGAAACTCTCCAAATACGAGACCTTACAGATGGCCCTGAGCTACATCGTGGCGCTGACCCGCATTCTGAGTGAGGACAGGCGCTGGCTCCACGTCCAGTGTGGACACATTCCCGGAGGGGAGACCTACCTGGGCCAGGCAGCCGACCAGGAGGACTGTTACACAGGCAGAATCTTCCCTTTCAATCACCAGGGTTTCCGTGTCATCAATTAA